The following proteins come from a genomic window of Sphaerisporangium rubeum:
- a CDS encoding 1-acyl-sn-glycerol-3-phosphate acyltransferase → MLYRITKIISSPFLRLLWRPEITGAEHVPLKGAALLASNHLSILDSVFLPLMLPRQVTFVAKSEYFTGNRLMAMYMRGTGQVAIDRQSAGAAQAMLDTALGVLRDGGLFGIYPEGTRSPDGRLYRGKIGVAWLALSSGAPVIPVAMINTDRVLPPGAGVPRLAKIGVRIGEPMRFTGSPSSARDRRMVTDEVMRAIQKLSGQEYVPQYAASVKERGDQAA, encoded by the coding sequence GTGCTGTATCGCATCACAAAGATCATCAGCAGCCCCTTCCTGCGGCTGCTGTGGCGGCCCGAGATCACCGGCGCGGAGCACGTGCCGCTCAAGGGGGCGGCCCTGCTGGCCTCCAACCACCTGTCCATCCTGGACTCGGTGTTCCTGCCGCTGATGCTGCCGCGGCAGGTGACCTTCGTCGCCAAGTCCGAGTACTTCACCGGCAACCGCCTCATGGCCATGTACATGCGCGGCACCGGCCAGGTCGCCATCGACCGGCAGAGCGCCGGCGCCGCACAGGCCATGCTCGACACCGCGCTCGGCGTGCTGCGCGACGGCGGCCTGTTCGGCATCTACCCCGAAGGCACCCGCTCCCCCGACGGCCGCCTGTACCGCGGCAAGATCGGTGTGGCATGGCTGGCGCTCAGTTCCGGCGCGCCGGTCATCCCGGTCGCCATGATCAACACCGACCGCGTGCTGCCACCCGGAGCCGGTGTGCCGAGGCTCGCCAAGATCGGCGTACGGATCGGCGAGCCGATGCGTTTCACCGGGTCCCCGTCCAGCGCCAGGGACCGCCGCATGGTCACCGACGAGGTGATGCGGGCCATCCAGAAACTGTCCGGCCAGGAGTACGTCCCCCAGTACGCCGCGAGCGTCAAGGAACGCGGCGACCAGGCGGCCTGA
- a CDS encoding penicillin-binding transpeptidase domain-containing protein → MPRGRTIAIISVAVVLVAGAAAGGAYYVLHTRGSAQETAARFTAAWSKGDLAAMRAELATPVPGFDAAYTRLATDIGAGRTTVRLGAVTPEGDVSATAAYTTTLTLKDLGDWTYTGSLDLIVKDRHWKVAWTPRAVHPALGDGAHLTLKTTWPERAAVTDATGARIDDGSAGGSVQQLVGRLDKATAKDVTRLGSAYKPGNAIGRGGLQETFQKELAGTPTTEIKVTGADGKAGRTVKTIEGSPGAKVRTSLDPKAQAAAVTAVDKVDKPTSLVAIRPSSGEILAVVNNRGGFNRALDGRYPPGSTFKTITAAALLAEGLTPGQKVTCPKKVNVGGLPIRNSEHESFGSLSFLDSYAHSCNTTFAPLAARHLRDGKLEEFSANLGFNRPLTIGVPAQRGSMPKPTSDADLAAESFGQGRITASPLVMATVAAAVADGTWRPPTLVPDLKQKATPWPLPGDIARDLRTMMSAVVTKGTAKAAGLPKGTAGKTGTAEFGTGPKLDSHAWFIGYHGDVAFAVVVEGGGGGGKVAAPIAAKFLRALP, encoded by the coding sequence GTGCCGCGCGGCAGAACGATCGCCATCATTTCCGTCGCCGTCGTCCTGGTGGCAGGGGCCGCCGCCGGCGGCGCCTACTACGTCCTGCACACCAGAGGCAGCGCGCAGGAGACAGCGGCCCGGTTCACCGCCGCGTGGAGCAAAGGCGACCTGGCCGCCATGCGGGCCGAGCTCGCCACCCCTGTGCCGGGCTTCGACGCCGCCTACACCCGGCTGGCCACCGACATCGGGGCCGGCCGCACCACCGTGCGCCTCGGTGCGGTCACCCCCGAAGGTGACGTCAGCGCCACCGCCGCCTACACCACCACGCTCACGCTGAAAGACCTCGGCGACTGGACCTACACCGGCTCGCTCGACCTCATCGTCAAGGACCGCCACTGGAAGGTCGCCTGGACACCCCGCGCGGTCCACCCCGCGCTCGGCGACGGGGCCCACCTGACGCTGAAGACCACCTGGCCCGAGCGTGCCGCCGTCACCGACGCCACCGGGGCCCGCATCGACGACGGCTCCGCCGGCGGGTCGGTCCAGCAACTGGTCGGCCGCCTGGACAAGGCGACCGCCAAGGACGTCACGCGGCTCGGGTCGGCGTACAAGCCGGGGAACGCCATCGGCCGAGGCGGGCTGCAGGAGACCTTCCAGAAGGAACTCGCCGGCACGCCGACCACCGAGATCAAGGTGACCGGAGCCGACGGCAAGGCCGGCCGGACGGTCAAGACCATCGAGGGCTCCCCCGGGGCCAAGGTGCGCACCAGCCTGGACCCCAAGGCACAGGCGGCGGCCGTCACCGCGGTCGACAAGGTGGACAAGCCGACGTCGCTGGTGGCGATCCGGCCCTCCAGCGGCGAGATCCTCGCGGTCGTCAACAACCGCGGCGGCTTCAACCGCGCGCTGGACGGCCGCTACCCGCCAGGATCCACGTTCAAGACCATCACCGCGGCGGCGCTGCTCGCCGAGGGCCTCACCCCCGGCCAGAAGGTCACCTGCCCCAAGAAGGTCAACGTCGGCGGCCTGCCGATCCGCAACTCCGAGCACGAGTCGTTCGGGTCGCTGTCGTTCCTCGACTCCTACGCGCACTCCTGCAACACGACCTTCGCCCCCCTGGCCGCGCGCCACCTGCGGGACGGCAAGCTGGAGGAGTTCTCCGCCAACCTCGGTTTCAACCGGCCGCTGACCATCGGCGTACCGGCCCAGCGCGGCAGCATGCCGAAACCCACCAGCGACGCCGACCTGGCCGCCGAGTCCTTCGGCCAGGGCCGCATCACCGCGAGCCCTCTGGTCATGGCCACCGTGGCCGCCGCCGTCGCCGACGGCACCTGGCGTCCCCCGACCCTGGTCCCCGACCTGAAGCAGAAGGCCACCCCCTGGCCCCTGCCAGGTGACATCGCACGCGACCTGCGCACCATGATGTCCGCCGTGGTCACCAAGGGCACCGCCAAGGCCGCCGGCCTCCCCAAGGGCACGGCCGGCAAGACCGGCACCGCCGAGTTCGGCACCGGTCCCAAGCTGGACTCCCACGCGTGGTTCATCGGCTACCACGGCGACGTCGCCTTCGCCGTGGTGGTGGAAGGCGGCGGCGGTGGCGGCAAGGTGGCCGCCCCCATCGCCGCGAAGTTCCTGCGCGCTCTTCCCTGA
- a CDS encoding VOC family protein: MALQRMDNVGIVVDDLDATIAFFTELGMELEGQTLIEDPWAARVVGIDGQRVGIAMMRTPDGHSRLELMKYHTPAAIIPEPAKAPVNTLGIRRLMFAVDDIEDVVARLRAHGAEPIGELVRYEDSYLLCYLYGPEKIMIALAERIG, encoded by the coding sequence ATGGCACTGCAGCGGATGGACAACGTCGGCATCGTCGTCGACGACCTCGACGCCACGATCGCGTTCTTCACCGAGCTCGGCATGGAGCTGGAAGGGCAGACGCTGATCGAGGACCCCTGGGCCGCCAGGGTCGTCGGGATCGACGGCCAGCGGGTCGGCATCGCGATGATGCGGACCCCCGACGGCCACAGCCGGCTGGAACTGATGAAGTACCACACCCCGGCCGCGATCATCCCCGAGCCGGCGAAGGCACCGGTCAACACGCTCGGCATCCGCCGCCTCATGTTCGCCGTCGACGACATCGAGGACGTCGTCGCGCGCCTGCGCGCTCACGGCGCCGAACCGATCGGCGAACTGGTGCGGTACGAGGACAGCTACCTGCTGTGCTACCTCTACGGCCCCGAGAAAATCATGATCGCGCTGGCCGAGCGGATCGGCTGA
- a CDS encoding pyridoxamine 5'-phosphate oxidase family protein, translating to MEPYEIDEILNRPISRELLARDVTRMAYVAADGTPRNIPIIFTWNGSRIVVCTPKNAPKLRSLSVNPMVAFTIDTESHPPKILLIRGRAELDPVDDIPDEYLKTTSTYDMSPEQRVEWEAEVRSLYHDGMVRIVVTPTWVKLIDFETTLPTPVEELVRRREERRRA from the coding sequence GTGGAACCGTACGAGATCGACGAGATCCTGAACCGGCCGATCAGCCGGGAACTGCTGGCCCGCGACGTGACCCGCATGGCCTACGTCGCCGCGGACGGCACCCCCCGCAACATCCCGATCATCTTCACCTGGAACGGCTCGCGGATCGTGGTGTGCACCCCGAAGAACGCGCCGAAACTGCGGTCCCTGAGCGTGAACCCGATGGTCGCCTTCACGATCGACACCGAGTCGCACCCGCCGAAGATCCTGCTCATCCGCGGCCGGGCCGAGCTGGACCCCGTCGACGACATCCCGGACGAATATCTCAAGACGACCAGCACCTACGACATGTCACCCGAGCAACGGGTCGAGTGGGAGGCCGAGGTGCGGTCCCTCTACCACGACGGCATGGTCCGGATCGTGGTGACCCCGACCTGGGTGAAGCTGATCGACTTCGAGACCACCCTGCCGACCCCGGTCGAGGAACTGGTCCGGCGGCGGGAGGAACGGCGACGTGCCTGA
- a CDS encoding YciI family protein, which translates to MAKYLLLKHYRGAPAPVNDVPMDQWTPDELSAHVQYMVDFAARLKDTGEFVDSQGLSPAGTFVRYDGEGRPPVTDGPFAETKDLIAGWMVIDVETYERALELAGELSAAPGAGGRPIHEWLELRPFLAEHSRVIE; encoded by the coding sequence ATGGCCAAGTATCTGCTGCTCAAGCACTACAGAGGCGCGCCGGCGCCGGTCAACGACGTGCCGATGGACCAGTGGACGCCGGACGAGCTCTCGGCGCACGTGCAGTACATGGTGGACTTCGCCGCCAGGCTGAAGGACACCGGTGAGTTCGTCGACAGTCAGGGGCTCTCCCCGGCAGGGACGTTCGTCCGCTACGACGGGGAGGGACGGCCGCCGGTCACCGACGGCCCGTTCGCCGAGACCAAGGACCTGATCGCCGGGTGGATGGTGATCGACGTCGAGACCTACGAGCGGGCACTGGAGCTGGCCGGTGAGTTGTCCGCGGCACCGGGTGCGGGAGGCAGGCCGATCCACGAGTGGCTCGAGCTGCGTCCGTTCCTGGCCGAGCACTCACGGGTGATCGAGTGA
- a CDS encoding DUF6596 domain-containing protein, translated as MNEPLLRELVPVVIGVLVRRGAGFAAAEDAVQDALVEAVRVWPDGPPHDPKKWLITVAWRKFLDASRADTARRQRETRLDSEPAPGPSETADDTLQLYFLCAHPSLTPASAVALTLRAVGGLTTRQIAQAYLVPEPTMAQRISRAKRTVWDVRLNQPGDLATVLRVLYLVFNEGYSGDVDLAREAIRLTRRLAAMTSHEEVAGLLALMLLHHARRTARTGPGGRLVPLAEQDRTLWDTRLIAEGVDVLQAALARDRLGEFQAQAAIAALHADAPVAAETDWVQIVEWYDELVRLTGNPVARLNRAVAVGEADGARAGLAALAELDPSLPRYTAVAAYLHERDGDPATAARLYAEAAGQAQSVPERDHLTRQAARLNTR; from the coding sequence GTGAACGAGCCGCTGCTGCGGGAGCTGGTTCCGGTGGTGATCGGTGTGCTCGTGCGCCGCGGAGCCGGCTTCGCGGCGGCGGAGGACGCCGTGCAGGATGCCTTGGTCGAAGCCGTACGCGTCTGGCCGGACGGCCCGCCGCACGACCCCAAGAAATGGCTGATCACCGTGGCCTGGCGCAAGTTCCTCGACGCCTCCCGCGCCGACACCGCGCGGCGGCAGCGCGAGACACGCCTCGACAGCGAACCGGCCCCCGGTCCGAGCGAGACGGCCGACGACACGCTCCAGCTGTACTTCCTGTGCGCGCACCCGTCCCTGACCCCGGCCTCGGCCGTCGCGCTCACCCTGCGCGCCGTCGGCGGCCTGACCACGCGCCAGATCGCACAGGCCTACCTGGTGCCGGAGCCGACCATGGCCCAGCGGATCAGCAGGGCCAAGCGCACCGTCTGGGATGTGCGGCTCAACCAGCCAGGCGACCTCGCCACGGTGCTGCGCGTGCTGTACCTGGTCTTCAACGAGGGCTACTCCGGCGACGTCGACCTGGCCCGCGAGGCGATCCGGCTCACCCGCCGGCTGGCCGCGATGACCAGCCATGAGGAGGTCGCGGGCCTGCTCGCGCTCATGCTGCTCCACCACGCACGGCGTACGGCGCGGACCGGTCCCGGCGGCAGGCTCGTGCCGCTGGCCGAGCAGGACCGCACCCTGTGGGACACCCGCCTGATCGCCGAAGGCGTCGACGTGCTCCAGGCGGCCCTGGCCCGTGACCGGCTGGGTGAGTTCCAAGCCCAGGCGGCCATCGCCGCGCTGCACGCCGACGCGCCGGTCGCCGCCGAGACCGACTGGGTGCAGATCGTCGAGTGGTACGACGAACTGGTGCGCCTCACCGGCAACCCGGTGGCCCGCCTCAACCGTGCCGTCGCGGTCGGTGAGGCCGACGGCGCGCGAGCCGGTCTCGCCGCACTCGCCGAGCTCGACCCCTCCCTCCCCCGCTACACGGCCGTCGCGGCCTACCTGCACGAACGCGACGGCGACCCGGCGACCGCCGCACGCCTGTACGCCGAGGCCGCCGGCCAGGCGCAGAGCGTCCCCGAACGCGACCACCTCACCCGGCAGGCCGCACGGCTCAACACGCGCTGA
- a CDS encoding alpha/beta fold hydrolase produces the protein MAKVISADGTVIAFERLGDGPPVIVVGGALCDQMSTRPTAEALAWHFTVLNYDRRGRGASGDTEPYAVEREIDDLAALIDEAGGRAAVYGHSSGAALALRAAAHGLPVTRLVLHEPPYNPDDDALRREARRWAATVTALLSAGRRADAVESFMRLTGVSGDEVRQMRHEPWWPAMESRAHTLRYDSEVMADATGGTLPPDLPGTVPAPTLVLTGGESPSWMLTTNQRLAEALPHGRLHVLPGEEHVVPPEILTPVLVEFLGDR, from the coding sequence ATGGCCAAGGTGATCTCGGCGGACGGCACCGTCATCGCGTTCGAGCGGCTCGGCGACGGGCCGCCGGTGATCGTGGTGGGGGGCGCCTTGTGCGACCAGATGTCCACCCGGCCCACGGCCGAGGCGCTGGCGTGGCACTTCACCGTCCTCAACTACGACCGCCGCGGCCGAGGAGCCAGCGGGGACACCGAGCCGTACGCCGTGGAGCGCGAGATCGACGACCTGGCCGCACTGATCGACGAGGCCGGCGGCCGGGCCGCGGTGTACGGCCACTCGTCGGGGGCGGCGCTGGCCTTACGCGCGGCGGCGCACGGCCTGCCGGTGACCCGCCTGGTGCTGCACGAGCCGCCCTACAACCCCGACGACGACGCACTCCGCCGCGAGGCCCGCCGGTGGGCAGCCACCGTCACGGCCCTGCTGTCCGCCGGCCGGCGCGCTGACGCGGTGGAGTCGTTCATGCGGCTGACCGGCGTCTCCGGCGACGAGGTCCGCCAGATGCGCCACGAACCCTGGTGGCCCGCCATGGAGTCCAGAGCCCACACCCTGCGCTACGACTCCGAGGTCATGGCCGACGCCACCGGCGGCACCCTCCCCCCTGATCTCCCCGGCACCGTGCCGGCCCCCACCCTGGTCCTGACCGGCGGCGAGAGCCCGTCCTGGATGCTCACCACCAACCAGCGCCTCGCCGAAGCCCTCCCCCACGGCCGCCTCCACGTGCTCCCCGGCGAGGAACACGTGGTCCCCCCCGAGATCCTCACCCCCGTGCTGGTCGAGTTCCTCGGAGACCGGTGA
- a CDS encoding DUF3040 domain-containing protein, producing the protein MPWSQDEERMLAQIERYLSDDDPRLAARLESFNERASREHTGRRKRAPRARRRMGRSTVIILVSWLLIATLITTLLILVFRHDAAALPL; encoded by the coding sequence ATGCCTTGGTCGCAGGACGAGGAGCGGATGCTCGCACAGATCGAGCGGTACCTCAGCGACGACGATCCGCGACTTGCGGCACGGCTGGAGTCCTTCAACGAGCGTGCGAGCCGCGAGCACACCGGCCGCCGTAAGCGCGCGCCGCGGGCCCGCCGCCGGATGGGACGCTCCACGGTGATCATCTTGGTGAGCTGGCTGCTGATCGCCACGTTGATCACCACGCTGCTCATCTTGGTGTTCCGCCACGACGCCGCCGCCCTTCCTTTGTGA
- a CDS encoding ATP-binding cassette domain-containing protein, whose translation MTHIPARPGEVAELFTYQDVEGTDHVADSHDVIQVRGARENNLAGVSLDIPKRRLTVFTGLSGSGKSSLVFGTIAAESQRLINETYTAFVQSFMPSLGRPDVDALHNLSAAIVVDQERMGANSRSTVGTATDASTMLRIIYSRLGTPHIGTSSAFSFNTADGMCPACEGLGEVSDIDVHQLVDVERSLNDGAVTVPGFDVGGWYFQILASSGFFDPAVRLRDLSPEEWDALMFKPATSIKVGGSTMTYEGLAVKVRRLLLNKDRESMRPQIRAFVDRAVAFATCPECKGARLNPAALSSTIQGRNIAECSAMQISDLARFVAELDEPSVAPLLTGLRGTLDNLVEIGLGYLSLDRPSLTLSGGESQRVKMVRHLGSSLTDVTYVFDEPTAGLHPHDIQRMNTLLRLLRDKGNTVLVVEHKPEVVAIADHVVDLGPGAGPDGGRVVFAGTVRDLRRSGTLTGRYLDHKVTLRDTPRTATGKLSITGATLHNLKDVSVDIPLGVLTVVTGVAGSGKSSLIHGYLPRHDGVVVADQSPIRGSRRSNPATYTGLLDPIRAAFAKANGVKASLFSANSEGACPTCKGLGLVYTDLAMMAGVASVCEECEGRRFTPEVLTHTLNGKNISEVLLMPIAEARDFFTSGPARTILNRLADVGLGYISLGQPLTTLSGGERQRLKLAIHMAEKSAVYVLDEPTTGLHLADVDRLLALLDRLVDTGNTVVVIEHHQAVMAHADWIIDLGPGAGHDGGHVVFTGTPADLVAGAATLTARHLRDYLSPAH comes from the coding sequence ATGACGCATATTCCGGCCCGGCCCGGCGAGGTCGCGGAGCTGTTCACGTACCAGGACGTGGAAGGCACGGATCATGTGGCCGACAGCCATGATGTGATCCAGGTGCGGGGTGCGCGGGAGAACAATCTCGCGGGGGTCTCGCTCGACATTCCCAAGCGGCGGCTCACCGTGTTCACGGGACTGTCGGGGTCGGGGAAGAGTTCGCTGGTGTTCGGCACGATCGCGGCGGAGTCGCAGCGGCTGATCAACGAGACGTACACGGCGTTCGTGCAGTCGTTCATGCCGAGTCTCGGACGGCCCGATGTGGACGCGCTGCACAATCTCAGCGCGGCCATCGTGGTGGACCAGGAGCGCATGGGGGCCAACTCGCGGTCCACGGTGGGGACCGCGACGGACGCCTCCACCATGTTGCGGATCATCTACAGCCGGCTCGGCACCCCCCACATCGGCACGTCGTCGGCGTTCAGCTTCAACACCGCGGACGGCATGTGCCCGGCCTGCGAAGGGCTCGGCGAGGTGTCCGACATCGACGTCCACCAGCTCGTGGACGTCGAGCGGTCGCTCAACGACGGCGCGGTCACCGTGCCGGGGTTCGACGTCGGCGGGTGGTACTTCCAGATCCTCGCCTCGTCGGGGTTCTTCGACCCGGCCGTCAGGCTGCGCGACCTGTCTCCCGAGGAGTGGGACGCGCTGATGTTCAAGCCCGCCACGTCGATCAAGGTCGGCGGCTCGACCATGACGTACGAGGGACTGGCGGTCAAGGTGCGGCGGCTGTTGCTGAACAAGGACCGCGAGTCGATGCGTCCGCAGATCCGCGCGTTCGTGGACCGCGCCGTGGCGTTCGCCACCTGCCCCGAGTGCAAGGGAGCGCGGCTCAACCCCGCGGCGCTGTCGTCCACCATCCAGGGCCGCAACATCGCCGAGTGCTCGGCCATGCAGATCAGCGACCTGGCCCGGTTCGTCGCCGAGCTGGACGAGCCGTCGGTGGCGCCGCTGCTCACCGGCCTGCGCGGCACCTTGGACAACCTGGTGGAGATCGGGCTCGGCTACCTCAGTCTGGACCGTCCTTCCCTCACCCTGTCCGGCGGCGAGTCCCAGCGGGTCAAGATGGTCCGCCACCTCGGGTCCAGCCTCACCGACGTCACCTACGTCTTCGACGAGCCGACCGCCGGGCTGCACCCGCACGACATCCAGCGCATGAACACCCTGCTGCGGCTGCTGCGGGACAAGGGCAACACGGTGCTCGTCGTCGAGCACAAGCCCGAGGTCGTCGCCATCGCCGACCACGTCGTGGACCTCGGCCCCGGCGCCGGCCCGGACGGCGGCCGGGTCGTCTTCGCCGGGACCGTGCGCGACCTGAGGCGGTCCGGCACCCTCACGGGCCGTTACCTGGACCACAAGGTGACGCTGCGCGACACGCCGCGCACGGCCACAGGGAAGCTGTCCATCACCGGCGCCACCCTGCACAACCTCAAGGACGTCAGCGTCGACATCCCCCTCGGGGTGCTGACCGTGGTGACCGGCGTCGCGGGGTCGGGAAAGAGCTCGCTCATCCACGGCTACCTCCCCCGCCACGACGGTGTGGTGGTGGCCGACCAGTCCCCCATCCGCGGCTCACGGCGCAGCAACCCCGCCACCTACACCGGTCTGCTCGACCCGATCCGCGCCGCGTTCGCCAAGGCCAACGGCGTCAAGGCGTCCCTGTTCAGCGCCAACTCCGAAGGCGCGTGCCCCACCTGCAAGGGCCTCGGCCTGGTCTACACCGACCTGGCGATGATGGCCGGGGTCGCGTCGGTCTGCGAAGAATGCGAAGGCAGGCGCTTCACCCCCGAGGTGCTCACCCACACACTGAACGGCAAGAACATCAGCGAGGTCCTGCTGATGCCGATCGCCGAGGCCCGCGACTTCTTCACCTCCGGCCCCGCGAGGACCATACTCAACCGTCTCGCCGACGTCGGCCTCGGCTACATCAGCCTCGGCCAGCCCCTCACCACGCTGTCCGGCGGCGAGCGCCAGCGCCTCAAGCTGGCCATCCACATGGCCGAGAAGTCCGCCGTGTACGTCCTGGACGAACCCACCACGGGCCTGCACCTGGCGGACGTGGACCGCCTGCTGGCGCTGCTGGACCGCCTTGTCGACACCGGCAACACCGTCGTCGTCATCGAACACCACCAGGCCGTCATGGCCCACGCCGACTGGATCATCGACCTCGGCCCCGGCGCCGGTCACGACGGCGGCCACGTCGTCTTCACCGGCACCCCGGCCGACCTGGTCGCCGGCGCCGCCACCCTCACGGCCCGGCACCTCAGGGATTACCTCTCACCGGCCCACTGA